The nucleotide window TGCCGTGCCCTCATTCCCCATTCCAGCCTTCCCATCCCCTTACTGGATTGGCAAGTCACATATCCAGTGCTTTAGAAAAACAAGAGGCATTTTTGCTGAGAGTTAAGCAGAGGAAAACACTGAGCAGATTTCATTTGCACCTCTGTCATCCATGCCAGGCCATACCTGTGACCTTCAGTGTGTCCCCACCTCTGTCTGTGCACTCAgagtcacacacacactcctgtCCTACCtcttttctgtaagaaaagGATAATAAAGCTTTGCTGTCCAAAAGCACATGAGGGTTTAGGGCAGAGGGTAGGTAAAGGCAATGGCCTGATGCTCTATGATCCCTCCTGAGCCCATTAGAAGCAGTAAGTGGATGCTGGCACAAAAAAAGATACAGACTGGAGAGCATCTGTCCAAGTTCATTAGTTTACCAAGATGAACGGATCATTGGATGCACTTTTTTGGCAAAGAAGACTCATCAGACTTGTGATTTGCAGGCCTGAAAGTGAGGGGACAGCTTCCCATTGCCAGCCACATCCACACACCAGATGGTCCAGAGGATTAGATGCCCTGGCCTGGCAGTGGAAAGCACGATGTGTCCTGGCTTTGGGCACTCCCAAACACAGGTGGATTATGAAGGGAGCCATGGGAGAGGCCAGGAAACAACGAAGGTCACGAACTGAACAGTCCTGTTGTTTAATGGCACTTGACACAGGCACTTTTAAGACCAAATCTGCCTCGGGAGTGACAAGTTATCAGACAACAATAACATCACAACTTCAAACAGGCTGAAGGAGCCAAGGTCAGAGGAAGGTGAGGGATGTGTTTTTCATGGAACAACTGGCACATACTTCCCATCACCTGGCCAGTCACCACCCTTCTGTCCTTGCTCTCCACTGCAGGACAGAGAATTCCTACCTGAAAGGGACCTCCTCCTCGGGGAGCTCCATGTAATAGCGGATGAAGAAGCGCTCCGAGTCCTCCCGCTCCCCATCAGCCACGATGCTGCCGTTGAGCTTGGTGATGCATGGCAACCTGCAGGCATGCAGCAAGAGCCACAGTCAGCCAGGAGGGGAGCCCACACAGGCTCACCAACAGGGCACTCACATCAAAAGTGCCTCAGCTTTAATATCGTGAGAATTCCTGGCAGGAAGCTCAGGCCTCGATCTCTTTGACAGAGTGGGAAAGTTCCACGTAATTTTTCAAGAACAttcaaaattaagtattttcatttcacCACACATATGCACCACACGTGCACTAATTTGTAGGAGACTCACAAAATCCCCTGAGAAGCAGAGCAGTCAGATTTAACATTTTCACTTCTCTGACTTttccacaaaacaaactccaatCTTCCTGCATTCACACAGAACTTCATCTCCTACCAACCTCTTTCTCTGATGAGCTGTTCTCACCCAACAAATCAAGCCCCAATCTTTCTGCATTCACACAGAATTTCATCTCCTGCCAGCCTCTTCCTCTGATTACCTGCTCCCACCCCTTCCTTGCCTTGTCACGTTTCTGCTGAGCAGAACAAACCAACAGACCTGGCTATTAGCAGCTTCCTGCGTTCCTCAGTGGTGTAAGACTGCAGCAGAGGAATTCCCAGCAATTTCACTTCCTCAAGCTTGGGGAAAGAATTTAACTTGTCAATGTCTTCCCAGCAATGCAGACCTGCTCAGAAGGAAAGATTTGTGttaacaaacacagaaaacacataATGGATCCAAGATAATCAGACACAGCCAAAGAACATATGTGACAGGAGAgtgtcactgctgctccttTGAGAAGTTGGCTTTTTGCTCACAATgtgctgctaaaaaaaaaaatcgacaTTTGCTTACAAGACACAGGAGCTGAAATTCTCTTGTGCTATTTCCAAGTCTAGAAGGATGCTCTCCATGGCTTTTTTATGGAGCATTCAGCCTTTGGCCTCACTGCTGGGGACTGACCAGAATCAGTAGTGATTTTGTGTCTATAAAGGGATGCTGCCTTCAGTGTTGAAGTCACCAGCACTTCTTTCATTCCAGGCATCACTAAACAGCCATCAAATGGCTTTACCTCACATACACAACCACCCTGGGTCCCATTTCTGCTCACAATCCAATGGTGAAACAGTCCCAGAAGCCATCCGGCCACTTAATGAAAAGGGTTTTAACTCGTTTTCAGCCCCCTCAAGACCTGACATTTGGGATAACAAAGGAAGCAGGGAGAGAACAATAAAACAAAGCTGAGGACTAAGCCCAGCAGAGCCATGACTGTGTGGTGAGGTCAACACAACTCATCCTGGAATCTTCACCTGCCAGAACTTCAGAGCGCAGCAGCTTTCTCTAAAACTCCCCAGAAAAGTTTTAACAAGCTCTTTGGGATTCCTGTTTGACTTTCAGCTCCCAAAACATCAAAATGCAACATAGAGCCCAGAGTTCTTCAGCACCTGGCATCAGAACTGCAAAACTACTTACCAGAGGAGCACTTGTTCCTCGGTGAGACAGTGCTTTCAAATGCAGCTTAACAGGCTTTTCCTCCTCTAGTTAAGCTTTTATTACAGGGATTCCTTGATGCTTACATTGTAGGACATGTTAATAAAGTCCCTTCTACCTGCCTGACACTTCAACAGCACTTGCACAGCATATAAAGCTGTAAAGAACAAAAGCTGCTGGAGCATGAAGTGCTCCTGCAGATGAATTTCTGGTGTGTGTCATACACAAACACGTCACAGCCCCCAcgagctgccctgcagctccttctctcCTACCACAGGGTGctcatcccaaaattccaactGCTCATTCTCTTTCTGGAGCGTTGGCTGAGAATTCTCTGGGGTTGGAGTGTAAAAGCAGCTTCCAGGATCACTTGTGAGGCTGTAATGACTGAGAACAGATGACAGACAGCTTCTGCTGGGGGATGCTTGATCCACGCTGCATACCTGCACATGCCCTCATTTTACCCGAGATAAAACagggaataaagggaaaatgggattcTTTCATCCCCTCCACTGCCAGACATTTATTTATCTTCCCCAGCCAGGAGTACCTGAGGCAGGGATGGGAAACAGAGGGAAACTACCAACATAAAAAAACCTTTCCAGCTCATTTTGATTAACTGGTCCACACTGTTCTGACTCATCTTTTGATAATGACTGACTACctgaaacagcaggaaaatcccaCAGATGGGCAAGTTCATTGCTTGTCATCTGTACAGGAGAAACTCTGATCAACCAACAAAACCCATCCCAGCTTCCAGGCTCTCACCTGACTTGTGCAAGTTGATGGATCTTAGGTTGGGGAAGAGCCTTGCCAGGGAATCTTCTGACTCTTCAATGGTCGTGAGGTTGTTGTTAGCCAGGATAAGTGTGTCCAGTGATGGAAACATAATTCCCAACTTTCGAATTTCAGTCCAGTCTTGAAGATTATTGTCAGTTATGTGGAGCAGCTTGAGAGACTGACAGCACACTGGAGAACAAGACACTGTTTCGTAGTCGTTAAGGCACAGGAAGAGCTCCTCCAACCTGCACAGGGCAGAAAGGATCATGTCATCAATTCTGTGTTTTTAACACAACTTGCTGTAACAGCTCTGAGAACCTTGGTGTAGAGAAGGCCTTTGAGCACTCCACATACTGTTTCAACTACATCTCTGTTCCCAAACCCTAttttcagagattaaaaaaaaccttttaagtGTTCCCTGAATCTCTCACAGTATTGTGTAACAGATTGGTTGGGGTTGTCTTCCACATCTGCGCCCAACAAGCCACCAACCCAGCTCCAACGGTGACTGGgacctgctcccagtgctctcaGCTTAATTTAAAATAGGGTGTTGATACAACACTGATgatggcttttttcccccacatcaCTGTCAAAGACTCCCATTAAAGAAACAGCAGACCCCATTAAAGAAAGAACAGGTCCCACTAAGTTTTCAGACAACCAAACTCTCCCAATCCCAGAGAATTGTATGGTGGCCACTCAGGACATTCTGTTGTCATCATCTCTGCTTACAAAGCCACACAAAAGGGATCTGTCATCAAAATGAAGCCACTGAGGACATTCATGGGAGCAGAATGCCAAGGTGGCCCGTGACCAAACCACAGAAATCAACACCTTagcagagaaaagcaggatGAAATATTCCTTGACAAGTGGCCAGACCCTCAGACATACCTCCCATTTAACAGGTATGCCCTGCACAGTGATTCAGAAGGAAGTGTGACCCTCCCACATTTTTTGGGGGTCATTAATCATCTCTGGTATTTAGGTTTGGAGGAAGAGAAGACCTGGGTTTTGCAGCACCACCCAAGTTTGGTTTTTTAGGACAATGTAAAGTACTCACCTGGAGTTCCCAAACTCCTAAAGGTAAACATCCCTTTATCTCTACTGATGTTTGCATCCTCCCAGCCCCTTCACCCCTCACCACATGGCTCCATAACCCAGCCTTGACCTGAGTGCAGTAAATCCCCAGATTCCCAGGCTTACTCTGGTAATTCCTGCAGGATGGTGTGCACTGTTTCCCAGGAAGCTTTGCTGTTGTTGAGCACAAGTTTGCGGACGCCAGCGAAAGACCCGGCGCAACTTCTCTCTAAAACGGACAAACTGAGAGGGTTGGAACTCAGGTTTAGAAACTCCAAATGGGGCACGTTGGACACAATTTTACTGACCTaagcagggagggaagaagaaaaatagaaaaaaagaaatgtgtatCAGGCAGTAATCGGACCTCTGGCAATAATATCCCACCTCCTAAAAGGGGCCCTGTGGAATCATCACAAAGCAATGATATGGGGAAAATCATAGGGATATCTACCTGTAATTCATACTCCTGATCTAGATGGATTGGTTAATT belongs to Cinclus cinclus chromosome 25, bCinCin1.1, whole genome shotgun sequence and includes:
- the TBCEL gene encoding tubulin-specific chaperone cofactor E-like protein, whose protein sequence is MDQPSGRSFMQVLCEKYSPENFPYRRGPGMGVHVPATPQGSPMKDRLNLPSVLVLNSCGITCAGDENEIAAFCAHVFELDLSDNKLEDWHEVSKIVSNVPHLEFLNLSSNPLSLSVLERSCAGSFAGVRKLVLNNSKASWETVHTILQELPELEELFLCLNDYETVSCSPVCCQSLKLLHITDNNLQDWTEIRKLGIMFPSLDTLILANNNLTTIEESEDSLARLFPNLRSINLHKSGLHCWEDIDKLNSFPKLEEVKLLGIPLLQSYTTEERRKLLIARLPCITKLNGSIVADGEREDSERFFIRYYMELPEEEVPFRYHELVTKYGKLEPLAVVDLRPQSSAKVEVHFQDKVEEMSIRLDQTVAELKKHLKTVVQLSTSNMLLFYLDQEAPFGPEEMKYSSRALHSYGIRDGDKIYVEPRMK